The Candidatus Bathyarchaeota archaeon genomic interval TTGCCTATCCGGTGGGCACAACTTATTATCAACTGGTTCCAGATTTCTTAGCTGGACCGTTCGAGTTGACCAGCTGGGAAGACAACGGCGACGACGTACTTAGTCCAAGCGACCAATTCATACTAAACCACACAACCACAGGCTTCTACTTTGACTACAACCTAACAGAAATATCCGGCACCCTTAACCTGACACAACAACCCTTCCAAACAGTTGAAGACTACATTTGGGCTGCAAGTTTCGGTCCAGACAACCTGGATTACAACGGGTTGCCAGGAAGGTACGTGGGAACTGACGATCCGTACAACGGCTTCGGCGTCCCCTACTGGACAGGCAACTTCTCAATACCAGTTGCCTCTGTGAACAGCATCACTGTAACTGCCTTGCCCTTCACGCCGGACAATTACACTTATACTCTAACTGCAGGCGTAGACTACATTGTCCATGCTGATGAAGACTTAATTGAGCTGCTAAAACCCATAGATGTGAATGTAACCAACGAGTGTTGGCAGGACGGTGTCAACAACAGTCTAAACGGTTGGCCTTGGATTAACTATGTTGCCAGCGGAATTGAAAGCGTTTACGTGGACATGCACAACGGAACCGCCAGGTACTCGGATGCTAGCACAGGACATCCTGTGGCTTATGCTACACCGCCACCAACTGAGTGGTGGTATGATCCTGACTGGGCGTGGGAGCTTGAAGGCTGGTGGGCTTTGGGATACTTCCCAGGTTCATTTAACTGGCTTGCTGGTTCTACGTGGTGGATCAACTACACCGCAGCGTCATACATGGCAATAGATTACAACGCTGACCCTGATCCTATTCCGCGATACATACAGTTCCGCGGCAGCTACACAGACTTTCTAGTGTGGCTCACAAGTCCCATCGGTGCGGACTTTGACGAAGAGTATCCACGCGCTTGGAGAGACTACACTGTTGTAGGCTGGACAGACAGCGACGGCAACACACTGGTGAACCCATCTGACTACTTGAAATTCTTCGAAGATTTGGTCGGTGAAAACCGAACATATCACGTGGAAGGCATCGGTGTAGACCTCTACACCAGCAGAAAACCATGGATATGCGAAGACGATCCAACAGATCGGTACTTCGGCGTGGCTCCTATAGTGAAAGTTGCAGGGTTCGCGCATCCAGACCGTGATTTCTGCCCATGGCACAACAAGGAATACTCAGTACCTCTACCGCACGTTGTGGAAGACGCAACGTACACAGCACCTTACAGGGCTCTAGGCGGATTCATTGACCTTTACAGGTGCACAGACCCCCATCAGGGAGTAGGCAAAGACAAGTCTGGTGGCATGATATGGCCTCAGAAATGCTTATGCCTCTGTGCTAACGTGACGTACGCTGGCTGGCCAGAGCAGAACAAGGACGTTGCCTTCGAAATTAAATATCCAAATGGCGAAGTCTTCACAATCATGTACGGCAGAACAAACGAATACGGTGTAGCCTGCGTGAATGTAAGGATGCCATGGCCATGTGACGATCCAGAACTTATCTTCGGGAAATGGAAGGTCTGGGCCACAGTTGACGTTGCCTGCGTAATAGTTAACGACACAATGGAATTCAAGTACGACTACAAGGTCCGAATATTCGACGTTGAGCTAAACAAACCAGAGTACAAGCACTGCGAAGACATAGTAATCACAGTACACTATGGAACCTACGCAATGGTAAACTACAACATAACATTCACCGTGACCGCTGTCGACGCATCAGGTGTACCATTCGGCTTCGGCTTCGTCGTAATCGAAATTGGAGGCGCAGAATGGTGCCAGTACGCCGAAGGTAGCTTCAACCTCACTGTACACGTAGTGAAGTGGGCTCGTCCACCAATGGGAACAATATACGTTGGCGCTTTGAACGGCTTCCCGCAAAACGGCGGGTCAGCAGAAACACCAGTATACATCGAGAACTTTACCATACTAGCTGAATGGGCTGAGCCATAAGCTCAGAAACCGCTATTAAACTCCATACCCCTTATTTTTTTTGTATAAAAATCCAACTTCTGGGCATAATGCTCAAGTAGAAAATAAATCCAGAACGTTTATTAACATATTAAAAGCTGATAATAATGTTGAGAAGGGAGAACAAGTATGAAAGGTAAAAGACTTCTTGTGTACATGCTTATAGCATTATATAGTTTAGCTATGATGGGAATTCCCGGTTTTTCACCTGTGGGGGAACTGGTAGCCACAGTTTCAACAGATGAATCCTCTTATGTGCTTAGGGAAACAGTAGAAGTCCATGGGGGCGTAACATTCCGAGGGTTTCCTGTTGATCGAGGGCTCATAGGAATCCAAGTAGACGATCCGTTGAACAATCCGATGGTTGCTCGAACAATCCCAACTGGCACTGGCAACTCCGAAAATTGGGGAGTGGAAATAGTTTCTTTCTACTTATCAGATGCTGGAGGTCACCCTCAAAGCAAAGTTGAAAGAGGAGAATTAACATACTTTTTTGTCACGGTCAAAAACAATAAATTTACCTCTCAAAATGTGTTGATAACAATTAACATCTACGACAGTACCCTTATCCCTTTAAATCTTAGGTCAGTAGCCCTAACCCTGAACCCGGAGGGATCAGCAGCTCCTCTATTAAGTACACAAATCAGTGAATGGGCTTCTGTAGGCAATGCTCCAGCGTATGCAAATGTTTACTCGGGATGGCCAGAAGGCGGTGGATATCCACTATGCCCAGAAAAAATGGCGAACTTTACCATAATAGAATCAATATACGAAGAGCTTCCAGACAACCCGATCCCAAACCAACCAGTTCAAAACGGAACCTACATAACTAGTTTCCAACTCTCACCCGAGCCCATCCCCGGAACCTACACAGTCAACGTTTGTGCATGGTACAGTGGCTACTACTCAGAAGCCGCAACGACCACGTTCCAAGTTGAAGATGTAGAAGCACCTCCCGTAGCATCATTCGTTGCAAAACCGCCAATGGCTAACCCAAACTACACCATAATCTTTGACGCCTCATCCTCATCTCCAGAAGGATACAACGACACAATAATAAGCTACGTATGGGACTTCGACGATGGACAAAATTCAACAAACAAAATAGCAACTCACGAATATACAAACTTTGGGAACTACACCGTAACCCTAAATGTAACCGACTCGGAAGGATTCTGGAACACCACCTCCAAATCTGTCTCAATAGCCGAAATACATGATATAGCGTTAACATCAATACAGTGCTTGGACGAAATCTATTCAGACTGGATCGTAACGATAACAATAGGCGTCAAAAACAAAGGAACATACGCAGAAACATTCAACGTCACCGCATACTATAATGGTTCAATAATAGAAACTAAGACAATTACCAACCTAGGCCCACAAATACAAACAGACGTGGACATCCAATGGAATACAATAGGACTACCATTGTACGTT includes:
- a CDS encoding PKD domain-containing protein, whose translation is MKGKRLLVYMLIALYSLAMMGIPGFSPVGELVATVSTDESSYVLRETVEVHGGVTFRGFPVDRGLIGIQVDDPLNNPMVARTIPTGTGNSENWGVEIVSFYLSDAGGHPQSKVERGELTYFFVTVKNNKFTSQNVLITINIYDSTLIPLNLRSVALTLNPEGSAAPLLSTQISEWASVGNAPAYANVYSGWPEGGGYPLCPEKMANFTIIESIYEELPDNPIPNQPVQNGTYITSFQLSPEPIPGTYTVNVCAWYSGYYSEAATTTFQVEDVEAPPVASFVAKPPMANPNYTIIFDASSSSPEGYNDTIISYVWDFDDGQNSTNKIATHEYTNFGNYTVTLNVTDSEGFWNTTSKSVSIAEIHDIALTSIQCLDEIYSDWIVTITIGVKNKGTYAETFNVTAYYNGSIIETKTITNLGPQIQTDVDIQWNTIGLPLYVHYTISAEADILPNETATADNNITYGTTTTKGLGDFDGDTDVDIFDVVPIAALYGVTSGDPDWNIQADLEPDGKIDIYDVVIVASRYGTQY